Proteins from a genomic interval of Fundidesulfovibrio putealis DSM 16056:
- the hmcB gene encoding sulfate respiration complex iron-sulfur protein HmcB translates to MNRRHFLGLAGAATATAVAGTANAAAGHSFEGYPNSYGVLFDASRCIGCRQCEMGCNTINSKNVTEPWTTLPQKDAKVFEDLKGMNATNRTDATMYTLVNKYEPQALGGKEPVFKKMQCMHCKEPACASACFVKAFTKQPEGGVTYNGSVCVGCRYCMVACPWDVPTYEYKKLVPYVQKCHMCHPHIKSGVAKLPACVSACPMEALTWGKRTDLLKEAWKRIGNVPGKYLPHVYGEREMGGTNWMYISNVPFAQIGLREDLGTTPAPQLTSSALGLVPLVACLWPVLLGGIWQITKWKDKRAEDEKQKAVAEAIAHERAKAGK, encoded by the coding sequence ATGAACCGCAGACACTTCCTGGGGCTTGCAGGCGCGGCGACCGCCACGGCCGTGGCTGGCACGGCCAACGCCGCTGCCGGGCACTCCTTCGAGGGATACCCCAACTCCTACGGCGTCCTTTTTGACGCCAGCCGTTGCATCGGCTGCCGCCAGTGCGAAATGGGATGCAACACGATCAACTCCAAGAACGTCACCGAACCCTGGACCACCCTTCCCCAGAAGGACGCCAAGGTGTTCGAGGACCTCAAAGGCATGAACGCCACCAATCGTACCGACGCCACCATGTACACCCTGGTGAACAAGTACGAGCCCCAGGCTCTGGGCGGCAAGGAGCCGGTCTTCAAGAAGATGCAGTGCATGCACTGCAAGGAGCCCGCCTGCGCGTCGGCCTGCTTCGTCAAGGCCTTCACCAAGCAGCCCGAGGGCGGCGTCACCTACAACGGCAGCGTGTGCGTCGGCTGCCGCTACTGCATGGTCGCCTGTCCCTGGGACGTTCCCACCTACGAATACAAGAAGCTCGTCCCCTACGTGCAGAAGTGCCACATGTGCCACCCGCACATTAAGTCCGGCGTCGCCAAGCTGCCCGCCTGCGTGTCGGCCTGCCCCATGGAGGCCCTGACCTGGGGCAAGCGCACCGACCTCCTGAAGGAAGCCTGGAAGCGCATCGGCAACGTGCCGGGCAAGTACCTGCCCCACGTGTACGGCGAGCGCGAGATGGGCGGCACCAACTGGATGTACATCTCCAACGTGCCCTTCGCCCAGATCGGCCTGCGCGAGGATCTGGGAACCACCCCTGCTCCCCAGCTGACCAGCTCCGCGCTGGGACTGGTCCCCCTGGTCGCGTGCCTCTGGCCCGTTCTCCTGGGCGGCATCTGGCAGATCACCAAGTGGAAGGACAAGAGGGCCGAGGACGAGAAACAAAAAGCCGTTGCCGAGGCGATCGCTCATGAGCGCGCCAAGGCCGGGAAATAA
- a CDS encoding cytochrome c3 family protein, translating into MVKRVSRSRWGRVCFLTLTLSLTAALVAGFGVGFGDQAKAQSPQILMSGTAIGGKPGQGPLSKAQFNHQKHEAAVSNCDTCHHTGDQTSCSSCHTSQGSPDGGNVQLSQAMHAAQSKASCVGCHFKETQKKQCAGCHRNIAAGPKDASCVACHKDPKAAPAPAAKPAQPDVVEIGAISKQYAAVSFNHSAHMDYLKDAAKGDLAKAFHTQPDTLCQGCHHYTPAGMAPPKCGTCHGKSFSQDDPKRPGLMAAYHIQCIQCHKAMGVEPVPATDCKGCHAPKK; encoded by the coding sequence ATGGTGAAACGTGTTTCCAGATCACGATGGGGCAGGGTCTGTTTCCTGACTCTGACGCTCTCGCTGACGGCGGCTTTGGTGGCCGGTTTCGGCGTGGGCTTCGGGGATCAGGCCAAGGCGCAGTCGCCGCAGATCCTCATGAGTGGTACCGCCATCGGCGGAAAGCCCGGACAGGGACCCCTGTCCAAGGCGCAGTTCAACCATCAAAAGCATGAGGCCGCAGTTTCCAACTGCGACACCTGCCACCATACCGGCGACCAGACCTCCTGTTCCAGCTGCCATACCAGCCAGGGTTCCCCTGACGGCGGCAACGTTCAGCTTTCCCAGGCCATGCACGCAGCCCAGTCCAAGGCCAGCTGCGTGGGCTGCCACTTCAAGGAAACCCAGAAGAAGCAGTGTGCGGGCTGCCACCGCAACATCGCGGCCGGTCCCAAGGACGCTTCCTGCGTGGCCTGCCACAAGGACCCCAAGGCCGCCCCGGCTCCCGCCGCCAAGCCTGCCCAGCCCGACGTGGTTGAAATCGGCGCGATCTCCAAGCAGTACGCAGCCGTTTCCTTCAACCACTCCGCGCACATGGATTACCTCAAGGACGCCGCCAAGGGCGATCTGGCCAAGGCTTTCCACACCCAGCCCGACACGCTGTGCCAGGGCTGCCATCACTACACCCCGGCTGGCATGGCTCCGCCCAAGTGCGGCACCTGCCACGGCAAGTCCTTCTCCCAGGACGACCCGAAGCGCCCCGGTCTGATGGCCGCTTATCACATTCAGTGCATTCAGTGTCACAAGGCCATGGGCGTCGAGCCGGTCCCGGCCACGGACTGCAAGGGCTGCCACGCGCCCAAGAAATAA
- a CDS encoding cytochrome c3 family protein has product MRRIHTLAAVFAAIMLCSFVLVGHAQDDKMTLKGDKNAQRSPVMFTHGKHTASVAAKGYGFEDCKTCHHKYDKDKKNVWEAGDETSCAACHSGPKATSKIGLQDAFHKQCWGCHEKMPKEKNLSYGPRSCAGCHTVK; this is encoded by the coding sequence ATGCGCCGCATTCACACACTCGCCGCCGTGTTCGCGGCCATCATGCTCTGCTCGTTCGTCCTTGTGGGCCATGCCCAGGATGACAAGATGACCCTCAAGGGCGACAAAAACGCACAGCGCAGCCCCGTGATGTTCACTCACGGCAAGCACACCGCGTCCGTGGCCGCCAAGGGCTACGGCTTCGAGGACTGCAAGACCTGTCACCACAAGTACGACAAGGACAAGAAGAACGTGTGGGAGGCGGGCGACGAGACCTCCTGCGCGGCCTGCCACTCCGGTCCCAAGGCCACCAGCAAGATCGGCCTGCAGGACGCCTTCCACAAGCAGTGCTGGGGTTGCCACGAGAAGATGCCCAAGGAAAAGAACCTCTCCTACGGCCCGCGCTCCTGCGCTGGATGCCATACGGTGAAGTAA
- a CDS encoding (Fe-S)-binding protein — translation MSDQMPVNAEEIMAVIERNDTARLRAWLKTCTSCGLCSESCFFYMANDDNPEFMPQYKARKTLGELIKNKGKVTREQLEEMKEIAWAKCTMCRRCSQYCPFGIEIAVMINVARQCMRTQNVCPDRLMTIDQSYVEFGNQMSIPDEEFVETCEWMAEEGQDRLNGLEIPIDKEDTDIMFVVNSREPKYYPQDIQEAAMVMHAAGENWTMPSHGWEATNLSMFSGNLQVAGMVAQSVYDAAKKLNAKKICITECGHAYRAAKYEGPYWTKQPNGQPPVEVTHAVALFHSYMKEGKIKLKHKFHDVITYQHPCNLSRSGDLGELGDELMEMLCEKYVPMEPHREWSHCCCGGGGFIPMGADYKKTRMIAGKVKAEQIQKTGAKFVLVPCHNCTDQINDLNKEYDLGIKVMSFKELICELMELPPHMKPEGEEDE, via the coding sequence ATGTCAGATCAAATGCCTGTCAACGCCGAAGAGATCATGGCGGTCATCGAGCGCAACGACACCGCACGTCTGCGCGCCTGGCTCAAGACCTGCACCTCCTGCGGCCTGTGTTCGGAGTCCTGCTTCTTCTACATGGCCAACGACGACAACCCCGAGTTCATGCCCCAGTACAAGGCCCGCAAGACCCTGGGCGAACTGATCAAGAACAAGGGCAAGGTCACCCGCGAGCAGCTCGAAGAGATGAAGGAGATCGCCTGGGCCAAGTGCACCATGTGCCGCCGCTGCTCCCAGTACTGCCCCTTCGGCATCGAGATCGCGGTCATGATCAACGTCGCCCGCCAGTGCATGCGCACCCAGAACGTGTGCCCTGATCGCCTGATGACCATCGACCAGAGCTACGTCGAATTCGGCAACCAGATGTCCATCCCCGACGAGGAATTCGTCGAGACCTGCGAGTGGATGGCCGAGGAAGGCCAGGACCGCCTGAACGGCCTGGAAATCCCCATCGACAAGGAAGACACCGACATCATGTTCGTGGTGAACTCCCGCGAGCCCAAATACTATCCGCAGGACATCCAGGAAGCCGCCATGGTCATGCATGCGGCCGGCGAGAACTGGACCATGCCCAGCCACGGCTGGGAGGCCACGAACCTGTCCATGTTCTCCGGCAACCTCCAGGTGGCCGGCATGGTGGCCCAGTCGGTGTACGACGCGGCCAAGAAGCTGAACGCCAAGAAGATCTGCATCACCGAGTGCGGCCACGCCTACCGCGCCGCCAAGTACGAAGGCCCCTACTGGACCAAGCAGCCGAACGGTCAGCCCCCCGTGGAAGTCACCCACGCCGTGGCCCTGTTCCACAGCTACATGAAGGAAGGCAAGATCAAGCTGAAGCACAAGTTCCACGACGTGATCACCTACCAGCACCCCTGCAACCTGTCGCGCTCCGGCGACCTGGGCGAGCTCGGCGATGAACTCATGGAAATGTTGTGCGAGAAGTACGTTCCCATGGAGCCCCACCGCGAATGGAGCCACTGCTGCTGCGGCGGCGGCGGATTCATCCCCATGGGCGCGGACTACAAGAAGACCCGCATGATCGCAGGCAAGGTCAAGGCCGAGCAGATCCAGAAGACAGGGGCCAAGTTCGTGCTGGTGCCCTGCCACAACTGCACCGACCAGATCAACGACCTGAACAAGGAATATGACCTGGGCATCAAGGTCATGAGCTTCAAGGAACTCATCTGCGAACTCATGGAACTCCCGCCCCACATGAAGCCCGAAGGAGAGGAGGACGAATAA
- a CDS encoding RrF2 family transcriptional regulator has protein sequence MKLTTRSRYGTRMLLDLAQNGGNGPVRVSEIASRQGISVKYLEKLSRILKKAGLIRSMRGSKGGHLLAKPPADISMGEIVRALEGDLNLVTCWTERTSCPRLKTCVTSRLWQEVSKALLERLDAMSLEELLKSSTAEDALAACEGGKAPERELAETN, from the coding sequence ATGAAATTAACCACACGCAGCCGCTATGGAACCAGGATGCTTCTCGATCTGGCCCAGAACGGCGGCAACGGCCCTGTACGGGTCAGCGAAATCGCCAGTCGTCAGGGCATTTCCGTGAAATATCTGGAGAAGCTCTCCCGTATATTGAAGAAGGCCGGTCTCATCCGCAGCATGCGCGGTTCCAAGGGGGGGCACTTGCTGGCCAAGCCGCCTGCGGACATCTCCATGGGCGAGATCGTGCGCGCCCTGGAGGGCGATCTGAATCTGGTCACCTGCTGGACCGAGCGCACCAGCTGCCCGCGCCTGAAGACCTGCGTCACCAGCAGGCTGTGGCAGGAGGTCAGCAAGGCCCTGCTGGAACGCCTGGACGCCATGAGCCTGGAAGAGCTGCTGAAATCCAGCACCGCCGAGGACGCCCTGGCCGCCTGCGAGGGCGGGAAGGCTCCCGAGCGGGAGCTGGCCGAAACCAACTGA
- a CDS encoding DEAD/DEAH box helicase, which yields MPGIDPPPEGGIAEYVTALKASERLKDRICHHRVIPGRAAEYGEPARPLSRAVAEMLAARGIERLFSHQALACSLARAGRHVVSATPTASGKTLTYTLPVLEQLLADPASRALFMFPLKALAQDQLRAFTELTSTLPRSARPTVAVYDGDTTPYQRKKLRQNPPNVLITNPEMLHLAILPHHETWSTFLAGLTHIVVDEVHTYRGVMGSHMAHVFRRLARVCERFGAKPTHLFCSATIGNPGELAHMLTGLPVEVVRESGAPSGKRHFLFVNPLEGAAHTAILLLKAALARGLRTIVYAQSRKMVELIALWASQKAGPMAPRISAYRSGFLPEERRDIESRMASGELLAVITTSALELGIDIGGLDLCILAGYPGTVMSTWQRGGRVGRNVRESAVILVAGEDALDQYFMRHPEDFFDRPPEDAVVNPDNPAILARHLECAAAEYALRPGEAYLAPKPVQTELTRLMDSGKLLLDAAGERIHSARKSPHRDVDLRGSGGRYHIEADGVSIGFMDEHRAFREAHPGAVYLHRSVSYVVESLSLSERMALVAAKQVDYYTRPRGNKTTEILEIREQGAAFGARIGLGRLKVTETITGYERRKTRGGQLLNIVPLDLPPLTFETEGLWFEIPRYAQDEAERRLFHFMGGIHAVEHAAIGILPLLVMTDRNDLGGISTPLHPQLGRAAVFIYDGVPGGVGLTRQAYARATELMERTLSAITGCSCENGCPSCVHSPKCGSGNRPIDKVAAQFVLEAVIRGTPETEELFAVETVSTSEEIFGRDQGMATQNDQRALAAPKRFVVFDLETQRSAQEVGGWHNARKMGVSVGVVYDSGLDDFLVFSEERMDELIQALAQADLVVGFNSLRFDYEVLRGYTTFDFSTLPTLDMLDHIKARLGVRLSLDSLGSATLNAAKTADGLQALEWWKQGRIDEITKYCTADVAITRDLYLFGRDNGYLLYRNKAQKVVRCPVKWL from the coding sequence TTGCCGGGCATTGATCCGCCGCCAGAGGGTGGCATCGCCGAGTATGTGACGGCCCTCAAGGCCTCGGAGCGCCTGAAGGACCGCATCTGCCACCACCGCGTCATCCCGGGCAGGGCCGCCGAGTACGGCGAACCGGCGCGGCCCCTGTCGCGCGCCGTGGCGGAGATGCTGGCCGCGCGGGGGATAGAGCGCCTGTTCAGCCATCAGGCCCTGGCCTGCTCATTGGCGCGGGCCGGGCGGCATGTGGTCTCGGCCACGCCCACCGCCTCCGGCAAGACCCTCACCTACACGCTCCCCGTGCTGGAGCAGCTCCTGGCCGACCCGGCCAGCCGCGCCCTGTTCATGTTTCCCCTGAAAGCCCTGGCCCAGGACCAGCTGCGGGCCTTTACGGAGCTCACCTCCACGCTGCCCAGGTCCGCCCGGCCCACGGTGGCGGTCTACGACGGCGACACCACGCCCTACCAGCGCAAGAAGCTCAGGCAGAATCCCCCCAACGTGCTCATCACCAACCCGGAGATGCTGCATCTGGCCATCCTTCCCCATCATGAGACCTGGTCCACCTTCCTGGCCGGGCTGACCCACATCGTGGTGGACGAGGTGCACACCTACCGGGGCGTGATGGGCTCGCACATGGCCCACGTGTTCCGGCGTCTGGCCCGGGTGTGCGAGCGCTTCGGGGCCAAGCCCACGCACCTGTTCTGCTCGGCCACCATAGGAAACCCCGGCGAACTGGCCCACATGCTCACGGGCCTTCCCGTTGAGGTGGTCAGGGAGTCGGGCGCGCCCTCGGGCAAGCGGCACTTCCTGTTCGTGAACCCCCTGGAGGGTGCGGCGCACACGGCCATCCTGCTGCTCAAAGCCGCCCTGGCGCGCGGGCTCCGCACCATCGTGTACGCCCAGTCTCGCAAGATGGTGGAACTCATCGCCCTGTGGGCTTCCCAGAAGGCCGGACCCATGGCGCCGCGCATCAGCGCCTACCGGTCGGGATTTCTGCCCGAGGAGCGCCGCGACATCGAGAGCCGCATGGCCTCGGGGGAGCTCTTGGCCGTCATCACCACCTCGGCCCTGGAGCTTGGCATCGACATCGGCGGCCTGGACCTGTGCATCCTGGCCGGCTACCCCGGCACGGTCATGTCCACCTGGCAGCGCGGGGGCAGGGTGGGGCGCAACGTGCGGGAATCCGCCGTGATCCTGGTGGCCGGGGAGGACGCCCTGGACCAGTACTTCATGCGCCATCCGGAGGACTTTTTCGACCGCCCCCCGGAAGACGCCGTGGTCAACCCGGACAACCCGGCCATCCTGGCCCGGCATCTGGAGTGCGCCGCCGCCGAGTACGCCCTGCGCCCCGGCGAGGCCTATCTGGCCCCGAAGCCGGTGCAGACAGAGCTTACGCGCCTGATGGATTCGGGGAAGCTCCTGCTGGACGCGGCGGGCGAGCGCATCCACAGCGCGCGCAAGTCCCCGCACCGGGACGTGGACCTGCGCGGCTCGGGCGGGCGCTACCACATCGAGGCCGACGGCGTGTCCATCGGCTTCATGGACGAGCATCGCGCCTTCCGCGAGGCGCATCCCGGCGCTGTGTACCTGCACCGGAGCGTGAGCTACGTGGTGGAGTCGCTGTCCCTGTCCGAGCGCATGGCCCTGGTGGCCGCCAAACAGGTGGACTATTACACCCGGCCGCGCGGCAACAAGACTACCGAGATTCTGGAGATCCGCGAACAGGGCGCGGCATTCGGGGCGCGCATCGGCCTTGGGCGGCTCAAGGTCACGGAGACCATCACCGGGTACGAGCGCCGCAAGACGCGCGGCGGGCAGCTTTTGAACATCGTGCCCCTGGACCTGCCGCCGCTCACCTTCGAGACCGAAGGGTTGTGGTTCGAGATTCCGCGCTACGCCCAGGACGAGGCCGAGCGCAGGCTGTTCCACTTCATGGGCGGCATCCACGCCGTGGAGCACGCGGCCATCGGCATCCTGCCGCTCCTGGTGATGACCGACCGCAACGACCTGGGCGGCATCTCCACGCCCCTGCACCCGCAGCTTGGCCGGGCGGCGGTGTTCATCTACGATGGCGTGCCCGGCGGCGTGGGGCTGACCCGCCAGGCCTACGCCCGCGCGACGGAGCTCATGGAGCGCACGCTCTCGGCCATCACCGGGTGCTCCTGCGAGAACGGCTGCCCCTCCTGCGTGCACTCGCCCAAGTGCGGCTCCGGTAACCGCCCCATCGACAAGGTGGCCGCGCAGTTCGTGCTGGAGGCGGTGATTCGCGGTACGCCGGAGACGGAAGAGCTTTTCGCTGTGGAGACCGTTTCGACATCTGAGGAGATTTTCGGGAGGGACCAAGGCATGGCGACGCAGAACGATCAGAGGGCCCTGGCCGCCCCGAAGCGCTTCGTGGTGTTCGACCTGGAGACCCAGCGCTCCGCCCAGGAGGTGGGCGGCTGGCACAACGCCCGCAAGATGGGGGTGTCGGTCGGCGTCGTTTACGACTCGGGCCTGGACGACTTCCTGGTGTTCAGTGAGGAACGCATGGACGAGCTGATCCAGGCGCTGGCGCAGGCCGATCTGGTGGTGGGCTTCAATTCGCTGCGCTTCGACTACGAGGTGCTGCGCGGCTACACGACGTTCGATTTCTCGACCCTGCCCACGCTTGACATGCTGGACCACATCAAGGCCCGCCTGGGGGTGCGCCTTTCGCTCGACAGCCTGGGCAGCGCCACGCTCAATGCGGCCAAGACCGCCGACGGGCTGCAGGCCCTGGAATGGTGGAAGCAGGGCCGCATCGATGAAATCACGAAGTATTGCACTGCGGACGTGGCCATAACCCGCGACCTGTATCTGTTTGGGCGCGACAACGGCTACCTGCTCTACCGCAACAAGGCCCAAAAAGTGGTGCGTTGTCCCGTGAAGTGGCTCTAG
- a CDS encoding sigma-54-dependent transcriptional regulator produces MATHVLILDDERNYLLILEALLSDAGYAVTALDDPEMGLAYLEESEVDLVITDMKMPKMTGQQVLEHVKKSYPHVPVIIMTAFGSIEAAVEAMRVGAFDYVTKPFANDELMLTVAKAAQFAKTQRENIFLRQSLEERYAVHQVIGRSKAMGQVLELVDRAAPSRSTVLIMGESGTGKELIAKAIHYASPRKDQPFVTVNCMALSPGVLESELFGHEKGSFTGAVAKRRGRFEMAHGGTLLLDEIGELSHDLQVKLLRVLQERTFERVGGTESVEVDIRVVAATNKNLQDCVAAGTFREDLFYRLNVVRIDMPALRERREDVPLLASHFLRKYASENEKSVQGFTTEAMDALTGYEWPGNVRQLQNVVERCVVLASGELIGVDDLPAELRDEDTQYKSAVDLLPVQLNLSDTLEKIEAALVRRALARSDFVQVKAAEMLGISKSLLQYKLKKYTIAGH; encoded by the coding sequence ATGGCAACCCACGTTCTCATATTAGACGACGAGCGCAACTACCTGCTCATCCTGGAAGCCCTGCTCTCCGACGCGGGCTACGCGGTCACCGCCCTGGACGACCCCGAGATGGGCCTTGCCTATCTGGAGGAGTCCGAGGTGGACTTGGTCATAACGGACATGAAGATGCCCAAGATGACCGGCCAGCAGGTGCTCGAACACGTCAAGAAGTCCTATCCCCACGTCCCCGTGATCATCATGACCGCCTTCGGCTCCATCGAGGCGGCGGTTGAGGCCATGCGGGTCGGAGCCTTCGACTACGTCACCAAACCCTTCGCCAACGACGAGCTCATGCTCACCGTGGCCAAGGCCGCCCAGTTCGCAAAGACCCAGCGCGAGAACATCTTCCTGCGCCAGAGCCTGGAAGAACGCTACGCCGTGCATCAGGTCATCGGCCGCTCCAAGGCCATGGGGCAGGTGCTGGAACTGGTGGACCGGGCCGCGCCGTCGCGCTCCACGGTGCTCATCATGGGCGAATCCGGCACCGGCAAGGAGCTGATCGCCAAGGCCATCCACTACGCCTCGCCCCGCAAGGACCAGCCCTTCGTCACCGTGAACTGCATGGCCTTGAGCCCCGGCGTGCTGGAGAGCGAGCTGTTCGGCCACGAGAAGGGATCGTTCACGGGCGCGGTGGCCAAGCGCCGGGGGCGCTTCGAGATGGCTCACGGCGGCACGCTCCTGCTGGACGAGATCGGCGAGCTCTCGCATGACCTCCAGGTGAAGCTTCTGCGCGTGTTGCAGGAGCGCACCTTCGAACGCGTGGGCGGCACCGAGTCGGTGGAGGTGGACATCCGCGTGGTGGCCGCCACCAACAAGAACCTTCAGGATTGCGTGGCCGCCGGAACCTTCCGGGAGGACCTGTTCTACCGGCTGAACGTGGTGCGCATCGACATGCCCGCCCTGCGTGAGCGCCGCGAGGACGTGCCGCTCCTGGCCAGTCATTTTTTGAGGAAATACGCCTCCGAGAACGAAAAGAGCGTGCAGGGCTTCACCACCGAGGCCATGGACGCGCTTACCGGCTACGAATGGCCCGGCAACGTGCGCCAGCTCCAGAACGTGGTGGAGCGCTGCGTGGTGCTGGCCTCCGGGGAGCTTATCGGCGTGGACGACCTGCCCGCCGAGCTGCGAGACGAGGACACCCAGTACAAGTCCGCCGTGGACCTTTTGCCCGTGCAGCTGAACCTCTCCGACACCCTGGAGAAGATCGAGGCCGCCCTGGTGCGCCGCGCCCTGGCCCGCTCCGACTTCGTGCAGGTGAAGGCCGCCGAGATGCTGGGCATCTCCAAGAGCCTTTTGCAATACAAGCTCAAGAAGTACACCATTGCCGGGCATTGA